The following proteins come from a genomic window of Nicotiana tomentosiformis chromosome 12, ASM39032v3, whole genome shotgun sequence:
- the LOC138903433 gene encoding uncharacterized protein produces MPFPEKWNMNPVARMPEPIPDLKQWVEGLGKDVTMRTLSGDEEVPATKQVKEKKRKDALSSPVLEKKNPAKRTRKPKGAPAPVLHHEAFLRIREEHEAEVRNLTEKSDSYKLLSEKLRADLAVAREEHEEIAEQVFRILHDSEDELEITTNDPILQVRQRLEQIGQLNSQVDKLMAEKEKFKKNMDILASKKEAVQAQLELTEPQLRAAKENASMQIERIKELQHRLDLSTSDKASLANELKESRSEVSVARSKVVVARSEVTEANKKVDAKVAQFRIDVEVNQAKAKSMVEHAKWQARREALEEVNAQGFDVEAKTENAKAEEARARRLAFPVEDSDNSSESEDGENPEDAASDEDQAT; encoded by the exons atgccatttcctgagaaatggaatatgaacc CTGTGGCTCGGATGCCGGAACCGATTCCAGatcttaaacaatgggttgaag GACTTGGGAAGGATGTTACCATGAGGACCCTATCTGGTGATGAAGAGGTCCCTGCCACGAAGCAGgttaaagagaagaagagaaaagatgcACTGAGTTCCCCGGTCTTGGAAAAGAAAAACCCGGCGAAGAGAACTCGCAAGCCCAAGGGGGCTCCG GCTCCGGTGTTGCATCATGAGGCTTTCCTCCGaatccgagaggagcatgaggctgaggttcggaacctcactgagaagagtgactcctacaaacttcttagtgaaaaacttcgagcagatttgGCAGTAGCTCGGGAAGAGCACGAGGAGATagctgagcaggtattccgaattcttcacgatagtgaagatgaattggagataactacTAACGATCCGATTCTACAGGTTCGGCAGAGGCTTGAACAGATTGGACAACTCAATTCGCAGGTAGATAAGCTAATGGCCGAGaaggaaaaattcaaaaagaatatggatatccttgcctcgaaaaaggaggCCGTTCAAGCACAATTGGAGTTGACTGAGCCCCAGCTTCGAGCTGCAAAAGAAAATGCCTCGATGCAGATCGAGAGGATTAAGGAGCTTCAACATCGGTTAGATTTGTCCACTTCCGATAAAGCAAGCTTGGCTAATGAACTCAAAGAGTCCAGATCTGAGGTGTCCGTAGCCAGATCTAAAGTGGTAGTAGCTAGATCTGAGGTGACCGAGGCTAATAAAAAAgttgatgctaaagtggcccagttcaggatcgatgttgaggtcaaccaggccaaggccaagagcatggtcgaacatgctaaatggcaggctcggagggaagctctcgaggaggtcaatgctcagggcttcgatgttgaGGCCAAAACTGAAAATGCCAAGGCGGAGGAAGCCAGGGCTCGAAGGCTGGCCTTCCCTGTGGAAGACTCCGATAACTCGAGCGAATCAGAAGACGGGGAAAATCCCGAGGACGCGGCCTCCGATGAAGATCAAGCCACTTAG